The following proteins are encoded in a genomic region of Streptococcus equi subsp. equi:
- the yjiR gene encoding GntR family regulatory protein translates to MTSKYQQIIADLELAMQSNQFKKGEKLPSIRQLSQQYHCSKDTVQRALLALQYKRLIYAIPKSGYYVLGKIEEKQHSFELSLEDYNQLAYEDFRLCLNEALDGKDSDLFNYYHKAEGLEELREALLPYLADNGIYANKNQLLITSGTQQALYILAQMRFPNGRHHILLETPTYHRMEQLATSLGLPYQTIERDVNGINLHQLESIFKTGQIAFFYTISRFSNPLGLSYSKKEKESIVRLAEQYQVYIVEDDYLGDFASHSELPLHYYDTQHRVIYLKSFSMSVFPALRIGALLLPDDLKEGFLLQKSMIDLDTNLIMQKALALYLANGMFQKNLKQMRQFFNNRAHNLLDFLQKHLPNLAYQLTPQALIIQLDKAFNRKKLLKPHHTQIISTRKARYMLLTISPDMPSKLLDLFSVTHEKTQE, encoded by the coding sequence ATGACAAGTAAATATCAACAAATCATTGCAGACCTAGAGTTGGCCATGCAATCAAACCAATTCAAAAAGGGAGAGAAACTCCCTTCTATTAGACAATTAAGTCAACAGTATCACTGCAGCAAGGATACAGTGCAAAGAGCACTTTTAGCCTTACAATACAAGCGCCTCATTTATGCTATTCCAAAAAGTGGCTATTATGTGCTTGGTAAAATTGAGGAAAAGCAGCATTCCTTTGAGCTAAGCCTTGAGGATTATAATCAGTTGGCCTATGAGGACTTTCGGCTCTGTCTAAATGAAGCCCTAGACGGTAAAGATTCTGATTTATTTAACTACTATCATAAGGCTGAGGGACTTGAGGAGCTGCGAGAGGCTTTGCTGCCTTATTTGGCTGATAATGGGATTTACGCTAACAAAAATCAGCTGCTAATTACCTCGGGTACACAACAGGCCCTTTACATTTTAGCTCAAATGAGATTTCCCAATGGCCGCCATCACATTCTCCTTGAGACACCGACCTATCACCGAATGGAGCAGCTAGCGACTTCCTTAGGCTTACCCTATCAAACCATTGAACGTGATGTCAACGGTATCAATCTTCATCAGCTTGAAAGCATCTTTAAAACCGGACAAATCGCTTTTTTCTATACTATTTCTCGATTTTCAAACCCTCTTGGCCTCTCCTACAGCAAAAAAGAAAAGGAAAGCATTGTTCGGCTGGCAGAGCAATACCAGGTTTACATCGTAGAGGACGATTATCTAGGGGACTTTGCATCGCATAGTGAGCTTCCGCTACACTACTACGACACTCAACACCGGGTCATTTATCTGAAATCATTTTCAATGAGCGTCTTTCCTGCCCTGCGCATTGGAGCCTTGCTTTTACCTGATGATCTCAAGGAAGGCTTTTTGTTACAAAAGTCAATGATTGACCTTGATACCAACCTGATCATGCAAAAGGCACTAGCATTATATTTAGCAAATGGTATGTTTCAAAAAAACCTAAAGCAAATGAGGCAATTTTTCAACAATAGAGCGCATAACTTACTAGATTTTCTACAAAAACACCTTCCTAACCTAGCTTATCAGCTCACTCCTCAAGCACTGATTATTCAATTAGATAAAGCATTCAATCGCAAAAAGCTTCTTAAACCACACCACACCCAAATCATCTCAACAAGAAAAGCAAGGTATATGCTTCTAACAATCAGTCCTGATATGCCATCTAAGCTGCTCGACTTGTTTTCAGTGACACATGAAAAGACCCAAGAATAG
- a CDS encoding pyridoxamine kinase yields MLKRVIVANDIVGVGKVALSASIPIMAACQIEQAILPTCLLSSHTAIAKTPYIQSTSEGLKPFLTTWSQAGLAFDGFFSGYLYRPDDALIILDYIKKQQLPFVLDPIMADKGSMYAQLTSQHLSAMRLLAQAAQLILPNVTEACLLADVPYFGETYSREDLERLLSKLATLGPREIVLTGISFDDQHIGFAYYQKATETVSYHFGKRYPYHFYGTGDLVSAIVSAGYFHRLAIDELLDMVISFLDKSLAATVALNRELSLGIAYEVELGSLGAAFRGLLEEKDDIKTID; encoded by the coding sequence TTGTTAAAACGTGTTATTGTTGCAAATGATATTGTCGGAGTTGGCAAGGTTGCTCTGTCTGCTAGTATTCCCATTATGGCGGCTTGCCAGATTGAACAGGCCATTCTTCCAACCTGTTTGTTATCAAGCCACACTGCAATTGCTAAGACGCCTTATATTCAGAGCACGTCAGAGGGACTAAAGCCATTTTTGACGACTTGGTCTCAAGCGGGTCTTGCCTTTGATGGCTTTTTTTCCGGTTATTTGTACCGTCCTGATGATGCTTTGATTATTCTTGATTACATCAAAAAGCAACAGCTTCCCTTTGTGCTAGATCCTATTATGGCTGACAAGGGAAGCATGTATGCGCAGTTAACCTCGCAGCACTTATCGGCAATGAGATTGCTCGCTCAAGCTGCACAGCTGATATTGCCAAATGTGACGGAAGCTTGTTTGTTAGCTGATGTTCCTTATTTTGGGGAGACCTATAGCAGAGAGGATTTGGAGAGGCTATTGTCTAAGCTAGCTACACTAGGACCTAGAGAGATTGTCCTTACTGGTATATCCTTTGATGATCAGCACATCGGCTTTGCTTATTATCAAAAGGCAACAGAGACGGTTAGCTATCATTTTGGAAAACGGTACCCTTATCATTTCTATGGGACAGGTGATCTTGTCTCTGCTATTGTTAGCGCTGGGTATTTTCACAGGCTTGCTATTGATGAGTTGTTGGATATGGTTATTAGCTTCTTAGACAAGTCATTAGCGGCTACTGTTGCGCTAAATCGAGAGCTTTCACTTGGAATTGCCTACGAAGTAGAATTGGGCAGCTTGGGAGCCGCGTTTAGAGGATTATTGGAGGAAAAAGATGACATCAAAACGATTGACTGA
- a CDS encoding membrane protein: MTSKRLTDQIELSLFAALIFISVELLRIPVGAQFIHLGNALVVVAVLLYGARRAALVAAIGLGLFDMINGYAAVVWITVLEALVVCYLLHVIYEKLLKSVDKPMIIVAIGLLAAAAKLVMNLVKYSLIAYFGAQLPLSVALWAALGKIGGSLGTALVTVIAVPLLYPVFKQLRQAVKKQEASNRLG; encoded by the coding sequence ATGACATCAAAACGATTGACTGATCAGATCGAGCTTAGCCTATTTGCTGCTCTTATTTTTATATCGGTTGAGCTGCTGCGTATTCCAGTTGGAGCCCAATTTATTCACCTAGGGAATGCCTTAGTGGTGGTGGCTGTTTTATTGTATGGTGCTAGAAGGGCAGCTTTGGTGGCAGCCATTGGTCTAGGACTGTTTGATATGATTAATGGCTATGCGGCTGTGGTCTGGATAACAGTGCTTGAAGCCTTAGTGGTTTGTTACCTGCTTCATGTGATTTATGAGAAACTTCTGAAATCAGTTGATAAACCGATGATTATTGTAGCAATTGGCTTATTAGCAGCAGCAGCAAAATTAGTCATGAATCTTGTGAAATATAGCTTGATTGCTTATTTTGGCGCCCAGTTACCCCTGTCTGTTGCTTTGTGGGCAGCACTTGGCAAAATTGGTGGCAGTCTTGGTACTGCCCTTGTGACCGTTATTGCTGTGCCTCTCTTATACCCTGTTTTTAAGCAATTAAGGCAGGCAGTAAAAAAGCAAGAAGCGAGTAATAGGCTTGGTTGA
- a CDS encoding ABC transporter ATP-binding protein, protein MSILEVKQLSHGFGDRAIFEDVSFRLLKGEHIGLVGANGEGKSTFMSIVTGHLQPDAGKIEWSKYVTAGYLDQHTVLEPGQTVRDVLRTAFDELFKTEERINAIYMSMAEETADVDALMEEVGELQDRLESRDFYTLDAKIDEVARALGVMDFGMETEVTSLSGGQRTKILLAKLLLEKPDILLLDEPTNYLDAEHIEWLKRYLQHYDNAFVLISHDIPFLNDVINIVYHVDNRNLVRYSGNYDQFKEVYEMKKAQLEAAYERQQKEIAELQDFVNRNKARVATRNMAMSRQKKLDKMEIIELQAEKPKPSFEFKEARTPSRFIFQTRELVIGYDRPLTKDPLNLTFERHQKVAIIGANGIGKSTLLKSLLGIIQPLSGEVETGDFVELGYFEQETAGVKRQTPLEAVWDAFPALNQAEVRAALARCGLTSKHIESQIQGLSGGEQAKVRFCLLMNREHNVLILDEPTNHLDVDAKEELKRALQVYKGSILMVCHEPEFYEGWVTDIWDFNQLTSL, encoded by the coding sequence ATGAGCATATTAGAAGTTAAGCAGTTAAGTCATGGATTTGGTGATCGTGCCATTTTTGAAGATGTTTCCTTTCGTCTTTTAAAGGGCGAGCATATTGGATTAGTAGGAGCAAATGGAGAAGGCAAGTCCACCTTTATGAGTATTGTTACTGGTCACTTGCAGCCTGATGCTGGTAAGATTGAATGGTCAAAGTATGTTACAGCAGGCTATTTGGATCAGCATACCGTTTTAGAACCTGGTCAAACTGTGCGTGATGTTCTTAGGACAGCCTTTGATGAGCTATTCAAAACAGAGGAGCGTATCAATGCCATTTACATGTCTATGGCAGAGGAGACAGCTGATGTCGACGCCTTAATGGAGGAGGTCGGAGAGCTACAGGACCGTCTTGAAAGCAGGGACTTTTATACCCTAGATGCTAAGATTGATGAGGTTGCGCGTGCCTTAGGAGTTATGGATTTTGGGATGGAAACAGAAGTGACCTCCTTATCTGGAGGGCAAAGAACCAAGATTCTGCTGGCCAAGCTGTTACTGGAGAAGCCAGATATTTTGCTGCTGGACGAGCCGACCAATTATCTTGATGCTGAGCATATTGAGTGGTTAAAGCGCTATTTACAGCATTATGACAATGCCTTTGTGCTCATTTCACATGATATTCCTTTTTTAAATGATGTCATTAATATTGTTTATCATGTTGATAATCGGAATTTGGTTAGGTATTCTGGAAATTACGATCAGTTTAAGGAAGTCTATGAGATGAAAAAAGCTCAGCTAGAGGCAGCCTATGAGCGTCAGCAAAAAGAGATTGCAGAGCTACAGGATTTTGTCAATCGTAATAAGGCCAGAGTAGCTACTCGCAATATGGCTATGTCCCGTCAAAAGAAGCTTGATAAAATGGAAATCATTGAGCTTCAGGCAGAAAAACCAAAGCCAAGCTTTGAGTTTAAGGAAGCAAGAACACCAAGCCGCTTTATTTTCCAAACAAGGGAGCTTGTCATCGGCTATGACAGACCCCTAACAAAAGATCCCTTGAACTTAACATTTGAGCGTCATCAAAAAGTTGCAATTATCGGTGCTAATGGTATTGGTAAGTCAACCCTCCTAAAGAGCCTGCTTGGCATTATTCAGCCACTGTCAGGAGAGGTGGAAACAGGAGATTTCGTGGAGCTTGGTTATTTTGAGCAAGAAACTGCAGGTGTTAAGCGTCAAACGCCACTAGAAGCAGTATGGGACGCTTTTCCTGCTTTAAATCAAGCAGAGGTTCGGGCAGCCTTAGCTCGTTGCGGTCTAACCTCTAAGCATATTGAAAGCCAGATTCAGGGGCTCTCGGGTGGTGAGCAAGCCAAGGTTCGTTTTTGTCTCTTAATGAATCGTGAGCACAATGTTTTAATCCTAGATGAGCCAACCAATCATTTAGATGTAGATGCTAAGGAGGAGTTAAAACGCGCCTTGCAAGTCTATAAAGGCTCTATTTTGATGGTTTGCCATGAGCCGGAGTTTTATGAGGGCTGGGTAACTGATATTTGGGATTTCAATCAATTAACGTCATTGTAG
- the ftsY_1 gene encoding signal recognition particle GTPase produces MKKSYGIGLGLLLGSAAIAVTYLSLSSAKKKELLKEGSETIEELNHYIQEKGGQLIETASDKVEASKVAANACGHSAAKAIKGTLEEAIKI; encoded by the coding sequence ATGAAAAAAAGCTATGGAATCGGCTTAGGATTACTTCTTGGTTCAGCAGCAATTGCTGTGACATATTTAAGCTTATCCTCAGCCAAAAAGAAAGAGCTCTTAAAGGAAGGCTCTGAAACTATTGAGGAGTTGAACCATTATATCCAAGAAAAGGGTGGACAACTTATTGAGACAGCCTCTGATAAGGTAGAAGCCTCTAAGGTTGCTGCTAATGCCTGTGGTCATTCAGCAGCTAAAGCTATTAAAGGAACCTTAGAAGAAGCAATAAAGATATAA
- a CDS encoding transcriptional regulator: MAFLKDSIKILKRNRTYAISLISHHHVLHLKTKFLLITTTNTIAGLPSFSPGAQADDGLCQVYTMSQLSFLKCLRHIRDFRRGDFSKVKEISHFQADSLKLLPQYQRQSAIPRTRIDGDKADDLPVELKVIPKAISIIVSQ, from the coding sequence TTGGCCTTTTTAAAGGATAGTATTAAGATACTAAAACGAAACCGCACATATGCAATTAGCTTAATTAGCCATCATCATGTTCTTCACTTGAAAACCAAATTCTTATTGATTACCACAACCAATACTATAGCAGGTCTTCCATCGTTTTCACCAGGTGCACAAGCTGACGATGGCTTGTGTCAAGTTTACACGATGAGCCAGCTATCATTTCTGAAATGCTTGCGCCATATTAGAGACTTTAGACGGGGGGATTTTTCCAAGGTAAAGGAGATTAGCCATTTTCAAGCTGATTCTCTAAAGCTATTGCCACAATATCAGCGTCAATCAGCCATTCCTAGAACTCGCATTGATGGCGATAAGGCTGATGATCTCCCTGTTGAATTGAAGGTTATTCCAAAAGCGATTTCCATTATTGTTAGCCAGTAA
- the dagK_2 gene encoding transcriptional regulator has product MKTVHIFYNPNSGKPENDLAEKVKHYLIQNGFSEDKVQIITPKNADQAFQLAKKSSQDHIDLVIPLGGDGTLNKIIGGVYEGGAHSVIGLVPSGTVNNFAKALNIPLQLTEALETILSGTIKKVDICKVNKGYMISSLTLGLLADIAANVTTEEKRKFGPWPF; this is encoded by the coding sequence ATGAAAACGGTACATATTTTTTACAATCCTAATTCAGGAAAACCAGAAAATGACCTGGCTGAAAAGGTCAAGCATTATCTGATTCAAAATGGTTTTTCTGAAGACAAGGTTCAGATTATTACCCCCAAAAATGCTGATCAAGCCTTTCAATTAGCCAAAAAATCCTCACAGGATCATATTGATCTAGTCATTCCTCTAGGCGGAGATGGGACACTTAATAAAATTATTGGAGGTGTTTATGAAGGTGGTGCTCATTCTGTTATTGGACTCGTACCGTCGGGCACTGTCAATAACTTTGCAAAGGCCTTAAACATTCCACTCCAGCTAACTGAGGCACTTGAGACGATTTTATCTGGCACGATTAAAAAAGTAGATATTTGCAAGGTAAACAAGGGCTATATGATTTCTAGCCTAACCTTGGGTCTGCTTGCTGATATTGCGGCTAATGTGACTACAGAAGAAAAACGAAAATTTGGCCCTTGGCCTTTTTAA